gccTCCATCATTCTGAAATGGAAacgtttggaacaaccaacagtcctCCTAGATCTGGctgctcagccaaactgagtaaacCGAGACGAAggggtcagacaggtaaccaaggacccaatggtcactatgaatgagatcaaaagttcctttgagaggaagagggaagcgtaaagaaggacaaacatcagtgcagcacttcaccaatcaggcctttatgGTAGAGTGGACAGATGGAAGCCATATTGCTGCGAGGTTCCCAAAAAGCACCTGGACGACTCTCAGACCCTGAGAAGTAAAATCAGCATCTGGTCTGATGAAACGAAGACTgaactatttggccacaattcccaacggtgtgtggaagaaaccaggTACTGTGCTGCattgatgtttgtccttctttacacttttctcatcttctcaaaggaaGGCTTTACCTTTAAGCAAGGCTTTAGGCCTACCTGTGACACAGTGGGGTCAGATGCAATTGTGTTTGGACCAGACATTGTTTTTCTCAATACATCAgttaattttttgctttttgttaCTTGAAACTATTTTTCCCTACACACTCAGAACAGACGCTAGAGTataatgaggagatatttgcagAATTTGACAAAAAGTGATAAGAATCACGAAtcatatacatggatttctatgcaacgtcacaaaaacatgcgtgcgcaaccaagaggcaaaaagcaccatagaacagcatagagcaatgcaaaagagcaaaagaataaaatgagtttttgtgctgaaaactgcaccaattcgaaatcacgatggttagagaatgttaaatatgttcaatatctctaaaggaatgcatgtcttcgccaaaaatgacaaaatacaatgttatattaataatgcaaataaacggcaaactttgaaatgaaatgagatgttattatcattgagacaacaggggtatacaaaaaaatccgattgtagcttacagcagccgactatttaggttaagtttataaagttgtggacggccaccaagcgtcttctgccccacggctgcgcgcgcatctagttttgttggtaaacggaaACCCGTGAatacatagacataatatacatagacgccgcattggctgctggaaacaagaaatgcggccgccatcttggaccggtcatactcctcattgcgttgcagcagaaaacacaagatgacagcactgtgcagcatgttcctgctcaaatcggcggaccatactcgggggatttacttttcacaagtaagatttaacattaccgtactattggttgtattttgtattttcgaacaatgtggcctgtatcatagctacatgtatgacctttgcagcaaaaaaaaccgcgtgaaaatctgttcggtattcagtgagatatgattaattaagtgtgctgacagctcattgcaccggccaaacagattacactgagtggagtggatgaccggtccaagatggcggctccaaatctcgtcagcgctagtagggagcagcggtcgatgcggcgtctatgtatattatgtctatgcgtgaataggcctacctgtgAGTTACAACTCTACAATGTCTACTGTGATAGACCTTGACACTATAGGCTGTATTTTCTGAGCAGAAAAGTAGCATGGCTATAAGTTGGATCCAAAGGCCCATGTAAAATATTCAGAAGTATCGAAATTTCAGCAATTTGTTTGGAAGATTCAGTTGTCAGCTATTTGCatgcccttattagacattctctgcatAGAGTTTGCATTTCAGGAGCGAAACGTCATAAACAAGCGACGAGTTATTTGCTCTCGAGTGCGCATGCGCACAAGAAAGAGTCCTTGGATGCACTGTCTGCTCTAGGTTAAGTGGGCGAATGTCAAAATGCATAGTTGGAACCAGCTATATCGCACCCTGACAAAGGTAAAACTGTGCTGTTGTGTAACGAATAGTATGCTATGGATGTCTATTATGAGGGCATGCAAGTCAAACCAACTTAAATTCACAATTTGATTATTTTGTCATTGATCAAGTCAATGGCCATCTTACTAGcaaagtaacgttagctagctaccgTCAGTGTCAATGGTCAATGCTAGAGGCTACATTTGTGGAAACAAGGAAGCTAACTTATGTTTGGACACCATTACTGAATACCACAATACCAGCTTGTATGGTAGATTTTCCCAAATTGACTGATCTGTGAGGGTTGGTGGTGGTGACCAACATGTTTAACATGATAACCATGTGGGACTATCTGATGatggtaacgttagctaactcgGGGAAATAGATTTCGTAACAATCATGTCCACAGGTTTCGGCACGCGAGATAAAACAAGATATAATAATTAACTTATAACCTATAACAAAAATGGATGGTACCAAGTCGAGCTGGCACACCGAAGTTTGAAGTTTTGGCAAATGATCTCAGGCGCGTTAACTTCTATCAATAATGCTGCTCACCTGACAAATGCAGTTGCATGTCGAACTTTTACTACAATAAAATCTTAATTGACGTTTTGGTGAACGCAATGATAGGTCTATTTGAATGAAGGTTGATGCCTGAAGTTATTACAATTCGGTAGGAGGACTGAAGAAGCTGCCCTACAACATAAACTGAAATGGATACGCATCCCGAACAGGTTTATAAATCCATTTAAGGTCTTGAAGAACTTGAAGTtttgtaaaataataataataatatgtaggTCTATGTTGAAATATACTGAAGTGGTTCAAACCAGAGATCCACAATATTTCTAATGcatgtatttaaagtatgtctttAAAACAAAGAATAGTATGTTGTAAGCCTAATTGGTAGTTGATGGGCTGTATCTGGCAGATTGCATCTGCATCCATTCTGGGATGATAGAATGGTATGCTAAGCACTTGCAAGTATATTTGTTGGGCCTTTTGCCTTTTTTCAGAGTAACAAGAAGCTAGTGAGAAATGGGGTGGGTTCAGGAAATGACCATGAGTCAGATTAGGACCTGGGTCCCTGTAAAGCGAGTGTGGTAGAGGCACTGCAACCGCTTATGCTACAGCTTCCCTGTGCTTTGCATATTTAAGATATGTGGCAAGTGATAGAGTGATGGCTCATCTGTCTTCTCTAATTCAGTGGAAAGGCCAATTTATAGTCTGGACGACAAGAGCCATTCAACAGGAACTGACATAAAGGTGACaaatgtgtgtctgctgtggTTGTACAGTCAGATCATGTCACCTGCATGAAAATATTTGAACAGATGCAGTCATTGAACacttctgtctctatctctaacGCTCTCGGATGATGTTGCTTTCTCAAATTCAATTACAAGAACATTGGAAGATGTCAAATATAACAAAAGCTCAAATATTATGTCATGTTTCCCAAGAAGTatatatttttactttttaacatACTAGGCCATAGTTTATTTTGATGCATGTCATGGTTACTGTATTATGTTTAGATCCTTTTCCAACTTGAGTATGTTGTATCTAATttcaaaatacattttgatgtatttacCCCAACCCTGCTAAAGACGAAtagtctttatttatttatttttttgggcttttatgcctttaatgcgacaggatagtgaagaatgacaggaagtgagtgggagagagagagtcagggtgggatccggaaaggaccacggagCATACAGTGCAGGTGTCCCAGCCAGTTCCGCCACGGCTGGGGCTAAAGACAAATAGTCTTTCTGGTTTTCCTAttgggtgtagtgtgtgtgtacacctgcTGAAATGTCttgaaatgttatttttaaccaatgatttcactctctttttctgatACAGCGGGGTTCACGTCTCCCATGCAAACTCCATCAAACAACTGCTCTGTCTGTAAGGACATATGCTGACAAGGCCCAGAGTAAGTCTGCTCATCATAATGTCCTTAGTGTGAAGTCAGTTATATCAGGCTTTGATTATGTTAAGAAACCTTTGATCCGGTTGGTTGTCACTTAGTGCTGTCGTGTGGAAACTCAGTTAGGTATTGTAACTATTGGTAGCACAATCAACTCTGGCAGTAAAATACAATTTAGGTCATGCCAAGCTAAGTTTTGTTCTCTTGCAGTTGAAGCTGATGTAACAGTTGTGGGTTCGGGGCCTGGAGGTTATGTTGCTGCGATTAAGGCAGCACAGCTTGGTTTCAAGGTGGGGAGCCATTTCGTTTAGAGAAATATCTTGAAAGTTATTAGAGGACAATATCAGATGATgatgatattttgttccatcaCAGACCGTATGCGTGGAGAAGAATGCCACCCTTGGGGGAACCTGCTTGAATGTCGGCTGCATACCATCTAAGGTAGTGCAGTTCATTTACGACACATTTGCAACAAAATGTGAATAACTTAAATTTGTTCTTGAACAGTATGCACGTATTTGAATTGATTTATATTTAATCGTTTGGTTAGTTGTGTCTGTCGTGCCTATTTCATTTCTTTATGTTTTTTGACATATTCCTAGGACAAATATTCATGATCAAATCATGAAATATTCTGTGAAAATAATAGATCTACTTTAATACCGAGCAACAGAATGGTGATTAACTTGATTTCACATCTGGTTTCTTTGTAGGCGCTCTTGAACAATTCTTACCTCTATCATCTTGCACATGGAAAGGACTTTGAAAACAGAGGCATTGAAAGTAAGAATGAAGGTTATGAGATCATTTGCCTTTTAGAGGATAGTCCAAGCTCGACAAAACATAATGTCAGAAAACCAAAGATGGACGCATACAGGGACTTAAGCACAACAGTAGTTACTATCTTATAGCAAATCATTTATAAAGAATATAGACTGTGCACTTAGAAATGCAACATTCAACCCTTCTCAACTGATCCACCTGAGGAATAAATGTTAATAATTCAAatgatgtgtgtggtgatgtgacCGCATTGGTGCATACATATTGTTGTGTAGTTTCAGGGATATCACTAAACCTGGAGAAGATGATGGCCCAGAAGAGTGGGGCAGTCAAAGCCCTGACGGGAGGCATTGCACACTTATTTAAACAGAACAAAGTAAGTTTACTATGTGTTTTCCATACAGACATGTCAGTATTTAAGACATAGCATTCCCTTTGTCTTAATTTTGGGAGTAGTTTGAGTTAGCTTTCAAACACTTTACACTAAGCAAAGTGTATTTATGATTAATTTGGGTAATGATCATCATGTTCTAAATCAGGCCTTCACTTTTGATGTCACATTTAACAAGGCACATGTAGTCATTTATGTTGACAAATGTTTTGTGTTATAGGTGACTCATGTCAATGGCTTTGGAACGATCACTGGTAAGAACCAGGTCACAGCAAAACTCGGTGATGGCACTGAGCAAGTCATCAACAGCAAGAATATACTGATTGCCACTGGATCAGAAGTTACGCCTTTCCCTGGGATTGAGGTATACAGTGATATCGCCTTGGCAGCAGAAATAAAATATGGCAAAATGCAGTGTGTTCATAAATCATAATTCTCTGAAACATGATGACTTAATGTTGGTTTAGTTAGGTTTGAAGACACGGTGCTCTCTTAATTTGAAGTTGGAAGCGTGTTgatattaaatatattttcaatGGTATTGTTAATTGTATAAATGTTTTAAAAGCATTAGCTCGATTCAGGTAATTCCATTGCTTTGAGTTTGAAGTAATCCGATGTTTAGCTTGTTGCCTCACTTGTTTCTTGGGAAGGCATGCTTCATTTGTACTTCATGTCTCAGATTGATGAGGAATCTGTCGTGTCCTCCACGGGAGCGCTCTGCCTGAAGAAGGTTCCACAAAACCTGATTGTGATTGGAGCAGGAGTCATTGGAGTGGAACTGGTGAGTATTTGCATTAATAAAGAGCACAGCCATTCTCCTTCAAGGCTGAAGACCATACTGGCTTTTCACTGAATGATACTTCAGAATTAGCTTGACAGATCATATTACTACCACATATGTGTTAGAGGAACTTTTTTCTTTACTCTCAGTTAAATGTAAAACACATTCATTGTCAACATTTCTGTGCTCTAGGGTTCAGTATGGCAGCGATTGGGAGCTAAAGTGACCGCCGTCGAGTTCCTTGGCCATGTTGGAGGTATGGGTATCGACATGGAGATCTCCAAAAACTTCCAGCGCATCCTTCAGAAGCAGGGGATGAAGTTCAAGCTAGGCACAAAGGTCATGGGGGCGACCAAGAGAGCAGATGGACAGATTGATGTTGCGTAAGTTTGTTATTGTTACGTTCTTATATTTAATATACTTGCTATAGGAAGTTGCATTAGCCTGAGGTGTGGTGTCAGACTTGACCAGAGGGATAGCTGAACATCTCAGATGAATGTAGTTCTAAGCTATTGACTGAGTACTATGTACATTTTAAAATGTGAAATGTCCCAGCCAATCTAGATTACTGACAGGATCATTTGTGGGAGTGGACATTAAGTGTGCTCATGTGTACATGATATTAAACTGATTTGACTCACCCTCTGATTCCTGAGGAGAATGGGTGCACACATTGTGCTTGATAATAGCAGGGGAGGTGTGTGCGACTGCTTGTAAGGATTAGTGGTGTGGGAACACTGTGTGGGCCTTGCTGATAGAGTGGTGTGGGGACACTGTGGGCCTTGCCGATAGTGGTGTGGGGACACTGCGTGGGCCTTGCTGATAGAGGGGTACATGTGCTCTTACAGGGTTGAAGCTGCAGCTGGTGGCAAAAACGAGACGCTGACCTGCGACGTCCTGCTGGTCTGCATCGGTCGCCGGCCCTTCACCCAGAACCTGGGGCTGGAGTCTGTTGGCATTGAACTGGACAACAGAGGCAGGATCCCTGTCAACAACCGCTTCCAGAGCAAAGTCCCCAGGTCAGGCATGCTGCAACTCCTACAGCCTCAGACCAGCAGTGTCTGAGAGAAGCTGCTATTACTGCTAATGCTATAGCTGCTATCACTCTGTGTGAATGTATCAGCTGTGCTGTGAGATGACCATGATGTGTACTTAACAGGACATTTGTATAGGTCAGCAGTGTTTAGACAGTACACCTGATGAAGCTAAATTACCATCCTTGGCCCCTTTCACAGTATCCATGCTATCGGTGACGTGGTGGCCGGGCCCATGCTTGCCCACAAGGCAGAGGACGAGGGCATCATCTGTGTGGAGGGCATGGCCGGTGGCGCAGTGCACATCGATTACAACTGCGTGCCCTCGGTCATCTACACACACCCCGAGGTGGCCTGGGTGGGCAAGACCGAGGAGCAGCTCAAAGAGGAGGTGAGGCCCAGTCCCCCAGTCCCTGCTCCTCATGAAGCACACACAACATGACACTAGTCATCAAGCATCCTCTGAGCAACACCTCAGAATGTTTCACTAAAAAGTCAAATTCATTATAGATCCCACTAAAATACGCCCGCAACAACAGTGACAATGAATCGGTATCAAGTATATTGGGAAAAAATAACTTTTTCATGACTTTTATGTTGCGATGTGCTTGTCTTCTCTTCCTAAGGGTGTGCCATATAAGGTTGGCAAATTCCCCTTTGCGGCAAACAGCAGAGCCAAGACCAATGCAGACACTGATGGACTGGTGAAGATCCTGAGCCATAAAGAGACGGACAGGATGATGGGGGCTCACATCCTAGGATCGGTGAGGAGCTGAGCGTGATCGCATGGCTGTTCTTAGAGGGCTATTGACATTAACAGCAGCGGCATAAACACTGCTCTCATGTATTGTCATGTTTTGTCATGTTTAGGGTGCAGGGGAAATGATCAATGAAGCAGCGCTAGCAATGGAATATGGAGCATCGTGTGAGGATGTTGCCAGAGTCTGCCACGCCCATCCTGTAAGCATTCATAAAAACATCTATCTATTATCACTGACACTGATCTTATAATGTAAACTATTAGCTGTGAAGTATACAGTTGTAGACTTTCACCGTTTTGTCACAGCGTTATGTAACGTCTTGcagagggatatgaaagacgttaatcaactcgttgccattgacagcggtgattatatactttgccagtgattatatagatttaacataggaaTTTAACAGGAATttatgtgaatggaactttctgcagcactctgaagagccgtgtaataaggaGTGATAACGTCCATCACCTCCACAATCAGTTTGTTATAAATTATCTTATGCACTCTGATAGAAATAGTCTCATCTTTATGTCAATAATTCTGCAGTTGCTACCAGAGCCATTGTAGCTTAATGTTCCAACAAGCCTGGTCTGGgcttaaaatgtaaatgtttgacATCTATGGTATGTTACTTACTCTGAAGTGAGTGCCATGTAGATATctgacctttctctctctttctctccaccaaCCACAGACTGTGTCAGAGGCCTTCAGAGAAGCCAACCTTGCTGCCTCATTTGGAAAAGCCATCAACTTCTAGGCCCCCATCTGAtcccatgtactgtacataaatgtcTGCTGCTTAGCCAGCCTGGAACTGTCCACACGCACACTCTGGAAACCCTTACCCCCTGGTGGTCAAGACTttccccacatacatacatacataccatgAAGGTGTACGTTGTATAACATTTagtatattattatttaatacaTGTTTAATAAAGGGGTTTGGGTAAAAACTGAGTGAGAATCTGCGTTTACTATTAGTGTTGGTTGCTtacaattttaaaaaaaaagaagaaaaactgTCAACCTGTCATTCAAGAAAGGGGCACATCCTCTCATGACAAGACAAGTGTAAAAGTACGAGGCTACCAGCTAAGACATACCATGACACTTAAGATAAAAGGaaaggtgtaggtgtgtgtgtgtgtgtttcttataCCAGAAATACAATTATACTCTGATATCACCTCAAATCTTTCTAACAACAGACATGTCATCTGCAAAAGAGTGTGACATCAACATAGAAATGTATGACACAATAAACAATGTTCCAATTTTGCTTTAACAATGTGTTGAATTGACAGTCAGCACTGTTCAAATGTAACAAAGCATGGAAATGGCCAGACCATTCGCCAGATCCCTCTGATCAAACGACGTCAATGTAATGCTGTCAGTTAAAAAGAAATACAACACACTCCAGTGTAGTCAACACTGCCTGAACACTGGTGAAGGTGCTGTACCAGACTGGGTCAAACCTGAGGGAGAGCCCAGAATCACCAGGAAACTGCCTCACGTGGTTACTAGCTAGAAGTAATCCTTTCAAATcttatcagaataaatgctgaTGAGCCTGAAAACTATAGTTTATATAACTACAGACTAACTAAGTATAGTCATTGAAAAACAATTTGTATGTGTGGAGATTTTTTCCAGTttacaattgctaaaacacattgGTTCACACAACTTTGAGTTTAAAAAGACCAATTCTGACAGGAATTTATAAATTAAACATTTAATTTAGACAGAGTCAATATCACTCTCAGTATTTAAAGTGAAATGTAACGACTTTGGGCCATTGAGAGTTTGTTTCAATATGTTTTGCTTCTTTTAACTTTTAGCTTTTACTCATTCAGATATTTTTTTATACCATCAGCTTGAATACATGGCATTTTCCTATAGTTTCTATTTTATCGAATGGCATTCCAGATTAGTGTTGTAAACGGCCTGTTAATTAGTGACTGTTCCTCCTGGTGTTAAAACAGACAGGTGCTGTAAAGAGTGACTTTATGGCTGATCTCCTTGAGCAGTTCTCGCACAGCCTTCTCCATGTCCACCAGCTGATTGGCCTTATCCTCCAACGTCTTCTGGTTGTCATCATAAGACTTCTCCAAGTCTAGTGATAAAGAGACACATCAGGCCATTGATCAATTTTGATAGTGCCATGAATGTATATCTGGAGACCATCATAACTATAAGACATTCGCTTTATATTTTTGCGTTATATTTTATTCGTTCAGAGGAGTCTCTTTGACAAACCTTTGAGGAGCTGCAGCTTGTCACTAGCTTGCAGCAGCAGGTCTTTGGCTTCCTGCTGTAGCATTTCCGCCCTCTTCTTGGCGTCGGTGATGCCGCTTGCTTTCTCTGTAATCAGTCCCTCCACTGTGTTGTATTTACTCTTTATGTCACCGTCCAGATCCTGAACAAATACATTACAAATAATAAGAAGCAAGTATGCAGGATGCTGTTTTGAACATATTCCCAAGATTGTGTACTTCAGTGTATCTTCAGCAAGGAGAAAGCTCTATTCTGTTTAGCCATATTTTACTGCTACCAGAATGGTCATTAACATATTTAAACTTAATTTATTCAGTTTCATACAAATAAGCACAGAAAATAAAGTCTGGAGCAACCGTTCTAACCTTTTTAACCTGTTCAGCTACTTTGTTGATATTCTTCATGTCTTGCTCTGTCTTCTCAGCAGTGCTGGTGGTGTTCTGGGCTTTCTCCTTGAGCAAAGCCACGTCTTTCTCCAGACGTTGTAGCCTCTGTGTTGCGTTATTTAGCCTGAACTCAGAATCTGCTGTTTCAGATTCCACCTGGCACAGAAAACAGACCACAAtacattaacatttcaaacaACCACTAAATACTACCTATGTACGTTATTAAAGCAACAATATGGAGAAGTGTACTGTTTTTAATGTATGTAGTTTGGTAGGTAGCTATTTTCTTTATACTGTTAGTTTCAAATGTTTAAATACTCAAATGTTTAAATACTTTCAACTGCAACATTGATTTGACTTATTTCCATTTCATTGAAATTTATTATAAATTGTTACCCAGACTTCACCTAAAGTATCACTCCTCAAAGACAACCCTATTTCTATCCCATAAATGTGTGACAGTTAATGTTCTGTTTGGCGTATCTTATTTCTATCTTTGAAAGTTGCGCTTCCTTGCCCAGGCCCTCTGTGTGTTTACTCACAGAGATGAGGAGGTCCTGTGTTCCTTTGATGTCCGTGGTGGCCTGCTTGATGGCCTCAGCTGCTGTGTTCTGAGCCTTCTCGGCCTGCTCCAGGGCCTCCTTCACCATCACGGCTGTGCCACGGATATCCGTGGCTTCTTTGCTGTGAATTTAAGGACTACTGTAACTAATTTGTGCCATCAAACTGATTACTTAGCTACAACTAAGAAACAAGATATATTTCCTGTAGCAAATTATGTGtttgcctggcagcaacaattaaGTTTTGATTTGCTTTTTAAGCTCACACACATTGGCTGAAAATAAGGGTATGGCATTGGATAACTACTGTATTGCAATGAGGGTTGATATAAAAGTGTAAAGCTACACGCCCAACATCTGGGAGACATCTGGCTTTATTATAAAGGCCCCTCCACCCTACTACGGTAACACTATGCTATGTGCTATGTTATCCCATACCATAGCCTCTAGATGGCAGCAGTTTGCTGCGTAGAAGTTGCTCCCTAATTGTGTCTGAATGGCCAGAGCTACCAGAGGAAGCAGTGAAATCTAAGGGCCTCTCTGACTCTTCCATCCCAACACCTCATCTCACATCTGTTTGACTGACCTGGCCTTGCGGGCTTGTTCCAGCAGGCTCTCTGCTTGTTGGATGTCGGCAGCACTCTGGTTGAGGATGTCCTCCACGCTGGACAGGCTTCCTACGCGCTCGCGGATTTCATCGGTCAGGTTCTGCAGCTGGGCCGGTGTGGTGGGCATCTGCATCTCCAGAACCTCATTAGCCACGGCCTCGATACTCTCCAAGTCCGCACCATCCTCTGTGTCCGCACAGGAAACAGTCATAACCAGGGTGACCAAACAGAGCAGGGAGCCTCCTTACAGTTCCCAAAACTGCACTACATCTCACTACAGCCCACAGCTGCATGATACTTCAACTGGTGTTAATAACCACAACATTACATTGGATATTACAGCCTAAAGCTACTATGCCATATATGGTCATCGGTCCCACGCCAACATTCCAAACATAAGCCCTTTCCCCCAACAGTCCCTCCAAGGTTGTTTCCTGAGGGCCACTTAAGCAGTGTGAGAGCAGTCCAGCAGACATAGACCAGACACCAACACAGTGCCATCCTCAACACAACCCTGAGCTGAGCCACACTCCCCCAGAGGAGGGGCCAGCTCTGATAAAGCACAGAgacgaggagaggaaaggagaggagagtagaagaaaggagagggagaggagagggagagccaACGTACGGGTGAGGAAGTCTCGGATCTGCTTGATGAGTTCACGAAGCTCCTCGTTGCTCTGGTCCACACGCCGCTTGGTCTCGTTGGTCTTCAAGAGGACGCCCTGAGCACTCAGTTTGGCATTGTCTGCCTTGACCTTCGCCTCTGAAACCTGCACATACAAGTATGATGGCATAAGAAGGGTTTTTAAAATATTACATCATGCTAACATTTTATTTGTGATTTTAAAGGAAAAGTAAGTGGAGCTATTACATTCTACTGAGATTGTGTATTTCATGGCTTCATAGGGAGTTAGTTCTTACCACAAACAAGTAAACTCTAGTTTGGGATTAAACAACACGACCGAAAACTGCTCAATTAGTAGCTTACCAGCTGAAAACTGCTCAATTAGTAGCTTACCAGTTTGGAGagcttctccacctcctccatagCACTGCCAATCTCTTTCTCAAAGTCCTTGGCTTTGTGCCAGGCGCTGGACGCCAGGGTGGCCAGGCCATCGCAGCCCTCCCCGCCACACTTCCTGTTCCCGTTGGCATCCAGACAGCTGAGACCCCCGCATGGGGAGTCTGCACAGGTCTCTGAGTCGGCACGGCTACCGCACGTCTGCCAGACAACAATCAACACACACCAATGAATTCTATTCATGTTAAGACTCAGAAAACATGATAAATCAAATGAGAAAAGCAGCATCTAAACACACTGTCTGTGACTCAGTCACCCTGTTGTCATACACATAGTGATAGAAAGTGAGCACGTTCTGTCATACCTTTTCGC
This DNA window, taken from Alosa sapidissima isolate fAloSap1 chromosome 11, fAloSap1.pri, whole genome shotgun sequence, encodes the following:
- the dldh gene encoding dihydrolipoyl dehydrogenase, mitochondrial yields the protein MHSWNQLYRTLTKRGSRLPCKLHQTTALSVRTYADKAQIEADVTVVGSGPGGYVAAIKAAQLGFKTVCVEKNATLGGTCLNVGCIPSKALLNNSYLYHLAHGKDFENRGIEISGISLNLEKMMAQKSGAVKALTGGIAHLFKQNKVTHVNGFGTITGKNQVTAKLGDGTEQVINSKNILIATGSEVTPFPGIEIDEESVVSSTGALCLKKVPQNLIVIGAGVIGVELGSVWQRLGAKVTAVEFLGHVGGMGIDMEISKNFQRILQKQGMKFKLGTKVMGATKRADGQIDVAVEAAAGGKNETLTCDVLLVCIGRRPFTQNLGLESVGIELDNRGRIPVNNRFQSKVPSIHAIGDVVAGPMLAHKAEDEGIICVEGMAGGAVHIDYNCVPSVIYTHPEVAWVGKTEEQLKEEGVPYKVGKFPFAANSRAKTNADTDGLVKILSHKETDRMMGAHILGSGAGEMINEAALAMEYGASCEDVARVCHAHPTVSEAFREANLAASFGKAINF